A part of Osmerus mordax isolate fOsmMor3 chromosome 10, fOsmMor3.pri, whole genome shotgun sequence genomic DNA contains:
- the LOC136950578 gene encoding cytochrome P450 26B1-like, with protein sequence MTLFQLSTTLSVLATAVTSVLLVLLLTAVSRQLWTLRWTITRDKKSSLPLPKGSMGWPLIGETFHWLFEGSSFHVSRREKYGNVFKTHLLGKPVIRVTGAENIRKILMGEHTMVCTQWPQSTRIILGPNTLVNSVGDLHRKKRKILGKAFSHAALETYIPHLQDVVKTEIARWCLDTGPIDVFAAAKALTFRIAVRIIIGLDVEESQINYLSRMFEQLMDNLFSLPVDVCCSGLRKGIQAREVLHSCMEKMIEEKLQRNTEGCSHVFDYILSSAKEQGHELTMQELKETAVELIFAAHSTTASASTSLVQLLLLHPSVAEKARSEIQEMGLGHDFNSNNNNNKSIISDDADMQTTGSPSYDTEKHKNCICPAESGTCSFQEPNITLKVLGGLQYLDCVVREVLRYLPPVSGGYRSVLQTFELDGCQIPKGWSVMYSIRDTHETAPVYQRPDLFDPERFGPERDEGRAAGRFNYVPFGGGIRSCVGKELAQVIIKTLAVEVLGSTEMRLATDTFPKMHTVPVVHPAKGLQVYFTYRDNNIEKHHVSCMSHHG encoded by the exons ATGACTCTATTCCAACTAAGTACTACCTTGTCGGTGCTCGCTACCGCCGTAACATCGGTGCTGTTGGTGCTGTTGCTGACCGCGGTTTCCCGGCAACTGTGGACGCTGCGATGGACCATCACCAGGGACAAGAAAAGCTCCTTACCGTTACCGAAGGGTTCTATGGGTTGGCCGCTCATAGGAGAGACGTTCCACTGGCTGTTCGAG GGTTCTTCTTTTCATGTGTCGAGGCGGGAGAAGTATGGAAACGTGTTTAAAACGCACCTGTTGGGAAAACCCGTCATCCGAGTGACGGGCGCGGAGAACATTCGTAAGATCCTGATGGGAGAACACACCATGGTGTGCACACAGTGGCCCCAGAGCACGCGCATCATCCTGGGACCCAACACTCTTGTTAACTCGGTGGGAGACCTTCATAGGAAAAAACGGAAG ATCTTAGGCAAAGCGTTCAGTCATGCAGCTTTGGAGACGTACATTCCTCACTTACAAGACGTCGTAAAGACTGAGATAGCCAGATGGTGTTTGGACACCGGCCCCATTGATGTTTTCGCTGCCGCCAAAGCCCTGACGTTCCGCATCGCTGTGCGGATCATCATAGGTTTGGATGTGGAGGAGTCGCAGATAAACTACCTTTCCAGGATGTTTGAGCAGCTGATGGACAACTTATTCTCCCTCCCGGTGGACGTGTGCTGCAGCGGCCTTCGGAAA GGTATCCAGGCAAGGGAGGTCCTGCATAGCTGCATGGAAAAGATGATCGAGGAGAAGctccagagaaacacagagggcTGCAGCCATGTGTTTGACTACATCCTTAGCAGTGCCAAGGAACAAGGCCATGAACTCACCATGCAGGAACTTAAG GAGACTGCTGTGGAGCTGATCTTTGCTGCCCACTCCACCACAGCCAgtgcctccacctctctggtCCAGCTCCTGCTCCTACACCCTTCAGTGGCTGAAAAGGCCAGGTCTGAGATACAAGAAATGGGACTGGGCCATGACTTCAAcagcaataacaacaacaacaagtcaATCATCAGTGATGATGCAGACATGCAGACCACCGGGTCACCTAGTTATGACACAGAGAAGCACAAGAACTGCATATGTCCGGCAGAGTCTGGTACGTGTAGTTTCCAGGAACCAAATATAACCCTGAAGGTCCTTGGTGGGCTACAGTACTTGGActgtgtggtgagagaggtgCTCAGATACCTGCCGCCTGTCTCCGGGGGTTACAGGAGTGTCCTGCAGACGTTTGAGTTAGAC GGTTGCCAGATCCCTAAGGGCTGGAGCGTCATGTACAGCATCCGAGACACCCATGAGACCGCCCCCGTCTACCAGCGCCCCGACCTGTTCGATCCGGAACGCTTCGGcccagagagggatgagggtcgGGCGGCGGGACGCTTTAACTACGTGCCATTTGGCGGTGGCATTCGTAGCTGCGTGGGCAAGGAGCTGGCCCAGGTGATCATCAAGACCCTGGCGGTGGAGGTACTGGGAAGCACAGAGATGAGGCTGGCCACGGACACGTTTCCCAAGATGCACACTGTTCCTGTAGTCCACCCTGCCAAAGGACTACAGGTCTATTTCACCTACAGAGACAACAACATTGAAAAGCATCATGTGTCATGTATGTCCCATCATGGCTAG
- the cyp26a1 gene encoding cytochrome P450 26A1 has translation MALSTLVATFLCTIVLPILLFLVAVKLWEVYMIRGRDPTCRSPLPPGSMGLPFIGETLQLILQRRKFLRMKRQKYGCIYRTHLFGNPTVRVMGADNVRQILLGEHKLVAVQWPASVRTILGSDTLSNVHGTQHKNKKKAIMRAFSRDALEHYIPVIQEEVRSAVKEWLESDSCVLVYPEMKRLMFRIAMRILLGFDPDQIKTDEHELVEAFEEMIKNLFSLPIDVPFSGLYRGLKARNFIHSKIEENIKKKILDSDQEKKHRDALQQLMDSSRKNGEPFSMQAIKESATELLFGGHETTASTATSLVMFLGLNPDVVRKLRQELKEKGVDLQGQSLNIEVLEQLKYTGCVIKETLRINPPVPGGFRVALKTFELNGYQIPKGWNVIYSICDTHDVADVFPNKEEFQPERFMAKPSENSSRFSYIPFGGGSRMCVGKEFAKVLLKIFLVELTLQSDWTLLNGPPTMKTGPTVYPVDNLPTKFSHYSRN, from the exons ATGGCTTTGAGCACGTTAGTCGCGACTTTCCTGTGCACAATTGTGCTTCCTATCCTGCTCTTTTTAGTGGCGGTGAAACTCTGGGAAGTTTACATGATCCGAGGGCGCGATCCCACTTGTCGCAGCCCGCTTCCTCCTGGTTCAATGGGGTTACCTTTCATTGGAGAGACGCTGCAACTGATCCTCCAG AGGAGGAAATTCCTTCGTATGAAGCGACAGAAGTATGGCTGCATATACAGGACGCACCTCTTTGGCAACCCCACCGTGCGCGTAATGGGAGCCGACAACGTCAGACAAATTCTGCTGGGAGAACATAAACTGGTGGCCGTGCAGTGGCCGGCGTCCGTGCGTACCATTCTTGGATCGGACACACTCTCCAACGTCCACGGGACACAGcacaaaaacaagaaaaag GCAATAATGCGAGCATTCTCCCGGGATGCCCTTGAACACTACATCCCGGTGATTCAGGAGGAGGTGCGGAGCGCCGTAAAAGAATGGCTGGAGAGTGACTCGTGCGTGCTAGTTTACCCAGAGATGAAGCGCCTCATGTTCCGTATCGCGATGAGGATTCTCCTTGGTTTCGACCCAGATCAGATCAAAACCGACGAACACGAACTGGTCGAAGCCTTTGAAGAAATGATCAAAAACCTGTTCTCCCTCCCAATTGATGTCCCTTTCAGTGGTCTATATCGG GGACTGAAAGCTCGTAACTTCATCCATTCTAAGATCGAGGAGAACATCAAGAAGAAGATCCTGGATTCCGACCAGGAGAAAAAGCACAGAGATGCGCTGCAGCAGCTAATGGACAGCAGTAGAAAGAACGGCGAGCCGTTTAGCATGCAG GCGATAAAGGAGTCTGCCACAGAGCTGTTGTTTGGAGGTCATGAGACCACAGCCAGCACAGCCACCTCTCTGGTCATGTTCCTGGGACTGAACCCTGATGTAGTCCGAAAGCTTCGACAAGAACTGAAGGAGAAG GGTGTGGACCTGCAGGGCCAGAGTCTTAACATTGAGGTTCTGGAGCAGCTCAAGTACACCGGCTGTGTCATCAAGGAGACCCTCAGGATCAATCCCCCTGTACCAGGAGGCTTCAGAGTTGCCCTCAAGACATTTGAACTCAAT GGATACCAGATTCCAAAAGGCTGGAATGTCATCTACAGCATCTGCGACACCCACGACGTAGCTGACGTGTTTCCCAACAAAGAAGAGTTCCAGCCTGAGAGATTCATGGCCAAACCCTCGGAGAACTCCTCCAGGTTCTCCTACATCCCCTTCGGCGGGGGTTCCAGGATGTGCGTGGGGAAGGAGTTTGCCAAGGTGCTCCTCAAGATCTTCCTGGTGGAGCTCACCCTGCAGAGCGACTGGACTCTCCTAAACGGCCCCCCCACCATGAAGACAGGACCCACCGTGTACCCCGTCGATAACCTCCCCACCAAGTTCAGCCACTATAGTCGCAACTAA